The Henckelia pumila isolate YLH828 unplaced genomic scaffold, ASM3356847v2 CTG_525:::fragment_3, whole genome shotgun sequence genome segment ctcatatattatttatcttatcattTAAATCAATACCTGCAAGCAGTGTTTTAAAAACCGAaccggaccggccggttcgaccgggaaccggtcACTGGTCCTGTCCGGAATACCCCTAAAAACCGTTTTAACGATTCAACCGCTCAGAACTGGTCAAAACCGGCCGAACCGGCCATAACCAACCAAGAATCGGTCCCAAGAACTGGCAAGAAAACCAGTTGAAccggttttcgaattttttttattttttttaaaattgttttttttttaattttaaaatcttaaaaatattatttttctattattacatatttttaattaatttatttatttttaaaaatatagtatatataactataattaatattttgaatatatttatatagttatttattttttaaaaatatagtatatataactataattaatattttgaatatatttatatagttattttttaaactatgataaatatatttttgtttatttatatacatcttttagatttttaaaatttaaaatttattattaattatattatattatataaacgagtTTTCGGTTCGACCATCCGGTTAAAACGATCGAACCggttaaattgttttttttaagatAGACAGATTCGATTATAAAAACATTGAGTCCAAGTCACAAATTGTAGTTGACTGTTTATGTTCCTAAATATGAGTTCTGCGTCACTGCTGACGCACTAACAAGCTACGGAGCAGGTACCACCGTAGCAGTAGTGGTGGTGATGAACCCCAAATTACGGCAtttcttttttaaatttcaaaattttttctaaCCAAAAACTTCAGCtcttttttattgaaaattttcgACTCTGACATATTAGTTTGATTTTCAGTATTGATTTTCAGTATTTTCAACGGATGTGAATTATTATAGCAGCCAGTTTGGAATTTTTTGTCCACTTTGAACTCATGAGGTGTATATAAATACAGGTGTAAGCGTAAACTCGAATTCATAAAGTGATCGGCGGAATCAACACATGGCCGCCACTGCAAATGGTGAATGCCTTGGATGGGCCGCCAGAGATCCCTCCGGATTCCTATCTCCTTACGAATTCAACCGCAGGTAACTCCTTTCCGATCTTGATTTGGGCATGGCTGCTAAATTAACATGTTCTGTATTTAATTTGCTGTTTTATTGCAATTTGGGTGGCGACTGTTGTTCTTAGCCATCGATTTGTTCCATCGCTTTTTCTTTTCAGATTTTGTGGTGACCAGAAAAGAATTAGCCACTCCACTAGTTCTAAAATTTAGCCATCGTTTTCTTTTCATATTTCTTGATTTTATATGCAACCATATGCGGCCGAAGTCAAGCTCCAATTTGTTGGGCAGAGCTGGTTTAATTATTAATACGAATACAGATAAATATACTAAATTAATTTGGACCCGTTCTCGGTTCGAAAATGTTCGAACTTGATTCATGTTTGATGGTTTGGCATTTTAATCAATCAGGCCTGTTGGAAGTGATGATGTTTCGATAAGCATTATGTACTGTGGAATATGCTATGCTGATGTTGTCTGGCCCAGAAACATACTTGGAACTTCAAAGTATCCTTTAGTTCCTGGGTATGTATATTCATTTTAAAGTCTATCAAATTAGCCAATACTCTACTTCTAAACTACAGAATAAACAATTCTGAGCCATTTGCAAGAACTCTGTTTAATTTGATAGGCACGAAATCTCCGGTATTGTACGTGTGGTTGGTACCAATGTTCAACGCTTTAAAGTAGGCGACCGTGTTGGAGTTGGAACAATTGTTGATTCTTGCAGAGAGTGCGAGTATTGTGATGATCACTTAGAAAACTATTGCTCAAAGGGGTCAGTCCACACTTTTGATGCGGTGGATTCTGATGGTACCATAACCAAAGGGGGATTTTCTAGCTATATTGTGGTTCACGAAAGGTGGTTGTTAACTTGTCTTTCATTAAAGAATGTAGACATGCTAGCAGGGAAACTAAGTCTTAACTTGGTttgtttttattctttttcTAGGTATTGCTACAATATACCTGAAAATTACCCGCTAGAATTAGCAGCACCATTGCTCTGTGCTGGAATAACAGTTTACAACCCCATGATGAAGCATAACATGAATCAACCAGGCAAATCTTTGGGGATTATAGGGCTAGGTGGACTTGGCCACCTGGCCGTGAAGTTTGGCAAGGCATTTGGATTAAAAGTAACGGTATTCAGCACGAGTATTTCCAAGAAAGAAGAGTCTTTGAATGTTCTTGGAGCCGATCATTTTGTTATTTCTTCTGATCAAGAGGCAATGGCGGTAAGTCTCACTACAGTACCCTTTGAAGAGATCTATTAAACTAATTATTATAAGCCATAAAAAATTGAAATGGAGATGTTTGTAGAAAGGGAAGTTGGGTTTTGAAATTCTGATGATGGAGATTGGTGCAGGCTTTGACCAAGTCATTGGACTTCATCATAAACACAGCATCTGGGGATATCCCCTTCGATTCATTACTGCAATTGTTGAAGACGACTGGTGTACTTGTGTTGGTGGGATTTCCAAGTGAAGTGAAATTTAGTCCTATGCACCTCGCTCCAGGTACAAATTCATGCATAAATATATATGACTATTCAGGAGATCATTAATATGAGCACACACTTATATATCCGAGTCTTTGATTGATTTATAACAAATGATATATTGCAGCTGCGAGGAGCGTTACAGGAAGTATAACAGGTGGAACCAAGCAGACACAAGAAATGTTGAATTTCTGTGCTACAAACAAAATTTACCCCGACATTGAATTGATACCGATTCAATACGTGAACGAGGCCTTGGAGAGGCTGATTAAGAAAGACGTGAAGTATCGTTTTGTGATCGACGTTGCTAATTCGCTCAAGTAAAATGGAGGAAGGTTTGTCTGTAGGTGCTTGGTGTTTCACATAGAGGAATAAACATGTGTTCGATatgatcaaaaataaaa includes the following:
- the LOC140872999 gene encoding probable cinnamyl alcohol dehydrogenase 1 isoform X1 yields the protein MAATANGECLGWAARDPSGFLSPYEFNRRPVGSDDVSISIMYCGICYADVVWPRNILGTSKYPLVPGHEISGIVRVVGTNVQRFKVGDRVGVGTIVDSCRECEYCDDHLENYCSKGSVHTFDAVDSDGTITKGGFSSYIVVHERWLLTCLSLKNVDMLAGKLSLNLVCFYSFSRYCYNIPENYPLELAAPLLCAGITVYNPMMKHNMNQPGKSLGIIGLGGLGHLAVKFGKAFGLKVTVFSTSISKKEESLNVLGADHFVISSDQEAMAALTKSLDFIINTASGDIPFDSLLQLLKTTGVLVLVGFPSEVKFSPMHLAPAARSVTGSITGGTKQTQEMLNFCATNKIYPDIELIPIQYVNEALERLIKKDVKYRFVIDVANSLK
- the LOC140872999 gene encoding probable cinnamyl alcohol dehydrogenase 1 isoform X2: MAATANGECLGWAARDPSGFLSPYEFNRRPVGSDDVSISIMYCGICYADVVWPRNILGTSKYPLVPGHEISGIVRVVGTNVQRFKVGDRVGVGTIVDSCRECEYCDDHLENYCSKGSVHTFDAVDSDGTITKGGFSSYIVVHERYCYNIPENYPLELAAPLLCAGITVYNPMMKHNMNQPGKSLGIIGLGGLGHLAVKFGKAFGLKVTVFSTSISKKEESLNVLGADHFVISSDQEAMAALTKSLDFIINTASGDIPFDSLLQLLKTTGVLVLVGFPSEVKFSPMHLAPAARSVTGSITGGTKQTQEMLNFCATNKIYPDIELIPIQYVNEALERLIKKDVKYRFVIDVANSLK